One genomic segment of Candidatus Marsarchaeota archaeon includes these proteins:
- a CDS encoding NAD(P)/FAD-dependent oxidoreductase, translating to MRVVVVGAGIIGLILAKELAQRGIDTHVYDGKRRVEEGADKASGILSRNGLGRIGIDYRSAIVNELDGAVLHAGGESLKVKARSVQAYVLDRSKLARRCLDEAKHAGANITFANRLGADELKRLASDRNNIIVGADGAVSGVAAAFGFPPIKEYVLTYKAEYSGANVEDSHSVDLFFANRHARRFFGWSAPYSGDMVELGIGTSSMSKRSSASAFADFVKEDEVKGIVEGARMVAGHASIIPLGSRRVTVKGNVMLVGDAAGQVKATTGGGIIFGASCAKVAAEVIGNHIARGTALTSYEKEWRKQYGMDLMLHSALHGYYSNAGPRSLAILMRMSRLFGAEQFFSRYGDMDSPSTMLKRFIFRGLAK from the coding sequence ATGAGGGTAGTTGTTGTTGGGGCAGGCATTATAGGGCTCATACTTGCGAAGGAACTGGCGCAGCGCGGCATCGACACTCACGTCTATGATGGAAAGCGCAGGGTCGAGGAGGGAGCAGACAAGGCGTCCGGCATCCTCTCAAGGAACGGGCTGGGGCGCATCGGCATCGATTACAGAAGCGCAATAGTGAACGAGCTGGACGGCGCGGTGCTGCATGCTGGAGGGGAAAGCCTGAAGGTCAAGGCGAGAAGCGTGCAGGCTTACGTCCTGGACCGCAGCAAGCTGGCGAGGAGATGCCTCGACGAGGCCAAGCATGCAGGTGCAAATATCACATTTGCCAACAGGCTCGGGGCAGATGAGCTGAAGAGACTGGCAAGCGACAGGAACAACATAATAGTGGGAGCTGATGGTGCGGTATCGGGAGTTGCAGCGGCTTTCGGCTTCCCGCCCATAAAAGAGTATGTGCTTACATACAAGGCAGAGTACAGCGGCGCCAATGTTGAGGACAGCCATTCGGTAGATCTCTTCTTCGCAAACAGACATGCGAGGAGGTTCTTCGGGTGGTCCGCGCCATATTCCGGCGATATGGTAGAGCTCGGCATAGGCACCAGCAGCATGTCGAAGAGAAGCAGCGCCAGCGCATTCGCAGATTTTGTGAAGGAGGACGAGGTTAAAGGCATAGTGGAAGGCGCGAGAATGGTTGCAGGCCATGCAAGCATCATACCGTTAGGGTCTAGGAGGGTCACCGTTAAGGGCAATGTCATGCTGGTCGGCGACGCTGCGGGCCAGGTCAAGGCGACGACCGGCGGCGGCATAATATTCGGAGCTTCGTGCGCCAAGGTAGCTGCAGAAGTGATAGGCAACCACATAGCGAGAGGCACAGCACTTACGTCTTATGAGAAGGAGTGGAGAAAGCAATATGGCATGGACCTGATGCTGCACTCCGCGCTTCACGGCTACTACTCCAACGCTGGTCCGAGGAGCCTCGCCATACTTATGCGTATGTCGAGACTTTTCGGCGCTGAGCAGTTCTTCAGCAGATACGGCGACATGGACAGCCCAAGCACAATGCTGAAGCGCTTTATCTTCAGGGGTCTGGCGAAATAG
- a CDS encoding DUF929 family protein: MESVQSRERALVRKQDRMLTALFIIVIAGIAFNVYAFYTTQGKVNALAVEVLSLQNGTGHSSSFSAQFTQFGSRLTNIDQPLNSSELAVINNAPQSYFETAGAMLLNGSISDLVQVPTANSTYKTQQFTYGGKPSVIYIGAISCIYCGENRWAMALALGQFGSFTKLYKGYSSFGDEDVPTLYWTNDNYTTPSGVGYGNGYHSNYINFFSADYESPIVEGFQVQPLSYFVSLAPNSTYLAAMSFMNSTNKFEGTPFTLWGNVLSPGADGVVFGNTTPSGTTLPLTYMTHEQVLSQFKNFNDRFAWGEYAAADVYIAYLCPAINNTASICSLPAIKQLEADAGAA; this comes from the coding sequence ATGGAGAGCGTTCAAAGCCGTGAAAGGGCGCTGGTCAGGAAGCAGGATCGCATGCTTACTGCGCTGTTCATAATAGTTATAGCAGGAATAGCGTTCAACGTTTACGCTTTCTACACCACGCAGGGCAAGGTCAACGCACTGGCTGTCGAGGTTCTGTCCCTACAGAACGGCACGGGTCATTCATCCAGCTTTTCAGCGCAATTCACCCAATTCGGCAGCAGGCTTACGAACATAGACCAGCCTCTCAACTCGAGCGAGCTGGCCGTCATAAACAATGCGCCGCAGTCATACTTCGAGACTGCTGGCGCTATGCTGCTCAATGGCAGCATTTCTGACCTAGTGCAAGTCCCAACTGCGAACTCTACATACAAGACGCAGCAATTCACATATGGCGGCAAGCCCAGCGTTATATACATTGGCGCCATATCATGCATATACTGCGGTGAGAACAGGTGGGCCATGGCGCTTGCGCTCGGCCAGTTTGGGAGCTTCACTAAACTGTATAAGGGCTACAGCAGCTTCGGCGACGAGGACGTTCCGACACTCTACTGGACAAATGACAATTACACAACTCCATCTGGCGTCGGCTATGGCAATGGCTATCACAGCAACTACATAAACTTCTTCTCCGCCGACTACGAATCGCCAATAGTGGAGGGCTTCCAGGTGCAGCCGCTAAGCTATTTCGTATCGCTTGCACCCAACTCAACTTATTTGGCAGCTATGTCGTTCATGAACAGCACCAACAAGTTCGAGGGCACACCATTCACCCTGTGGGGCAATGTGCTGTCGCCCGGAGCTGACGGTGTCGTGTTCGGGAACACCACGCCGAGCGGTACTACTCTGCCACTTACCTACATGACGCACGAGCAGGTGCTCAGCCAGTTCAAGAACTTCAATGACAGATTTGCGTGGGGCGAGTATGCAGCTGCAGACGTGTACATAGCATACCTGTGCCCTGCGATAAACAACACGGCAAGCATCTGCTCTCTTCCTGCCATAAAGCAGCTTGAGGCCGATGCGGGTGCAGCGTGA
- a CDS encoding TatD family hydrolase: protein MVEALRSRELLVNRLEVRRSRPELADAHCHIESLSSETLRESIDYGVKVIVANGVDLASNIKTLAVSDGINVFAAVGVHPEYAGAISDAELEKNMQLARDNRGSIVAIGEIGIDKKFATDGRMLERQKLVFERLVDLAIELGLPVCIHTRNALVEALDILEQKGAKMVQLHFFEGDAEQARRAAGLGYMVSIPPMESSKRKRAIKAVPMQNLLAETDSPVNNAVPKDVEKSIAIIANVKGIGFDEAATALMQNTRRFFNIRMSNLMR from the coding sequence ATGGTAGAGGCGCTCAGGTCAAGGGAACTCCTTGTCAACAGGCTGGAAGTGCGGAGAAGCAGGCCAGAACTGGCGGATGCCCATTGTCATATAGAGAGCCTCAGTTCTGAGACGCTCAGGGAGAGCATAGATTATGGTGTAAAGGTGATAGTCGCTAACGGCGTTGACCTGGCCTCGAACATCAAGACGCTTGCTGTGAGCGACGGAATAAACGTATTTGCGGCCGTAGGCGTGCATCCAGAGTACGCTGGCGCAATAAGCGATGCGGAGTTGGAAAAGAACATGCAGCTTGCAAGGGACAATCGTGGCTCAATAGTGGCGATAGGCGAGATAGGCATAGATAAGAAGTTCGCGACCGATGGGCGCATGCTGGAAAGGCAAAAACTCGTATTCGAAAGGCTTGTAGACCTGGCAATAGAATTGGGGCTTCCGGTTTGCATCCACACTAGGAATGCGTTGGTAGAGGCGCTCGATATACTAGAGCAGAAGGGCGCGAAAATGGTGCAGCTTCATTTCTTCGAGGGCGATGCCGAACAGGCAAGGCGCGCTGCCGGCCTGGGCTACATGGTCTCGATCCCGCCTATGGAGTCGTCGAAAAGGAAGCGCGCGATAAAGGCAGTGCCAATGCAGAACTTGCTTGCAGAGACGGACTCGCCCGTAAACAATGCGGTGCCGAAAGACGTGGAAAAATCCATAGCCATCATAGCCAATGTAAAGGGGATCGGATTCGACGAGGCAGCAACCGCGCTGATGCAGAATACTAGAAGATTCTTTAATATTAGGATGTCAAACCTTATGCGTTAG
- a CDS encoding glycosyltransferase — MTQANLTLRGGAEMVVLKIAQHYKARIYTAEYNKEGTFPEFADLDVKVIGRKGLALLPYGRVVQGLNYGLSFYNLKLEDDYDVINAHVAPSHWVRNNNERVLWYCHTPLRDLYDLYQFRMAMKKPYQRPLHMIGLNFVRRIDRKMVSKIELILANSKNTRSRIRTYLGREAKVLNGGIEYKEYANGSDEKYFLYPSRFSPNKRQLFAIKAFKEFRRMSRPGNYKLVLAGALSGDRFYSDYYAKVVEEAKKIKGISVLPNIDDDKLKRLFSHATAVLYPPINEDYGLTPLQAMASGKPVIAVNEGGPKETVVDGKTGFLVNDEREMAAKMRFIAEHPSTAEEIGRAGIARVREHYSWDRFFETFDKALNRVKKM; from the coding sequence ATGACACAGGCGAATCTTACGCTCAGGGGCGGCGCAGAGATGGTGGTGCTGAAGATAGCGCAGCACTACAAGGCCAGGATATACACTGCGGAATACAACAAGGAGGGCACATTTCCTGAGTTCGCAGACCTGGACGTAAAAGTGATTGGGAGAAAGGGATTGGCATTGCTCCCTTATGGTAGGGTGGTCCAGGGACTTAACTATGGCCTTTCGTTCTACAACCTCAAGCTAGAAGACGACTATGACGTTATAAACGCACACGTCGCACCGAGCCACTGGGTGAGGAACAACAACGAGCGCGTACTCTGGTACTGCCATACGCCTCTCAGAGACCTATACGACCTATACCAATTCAGGATGGCGATGAAGAAGCCTTACCAGCGGCCCCTCCACATGATAGGGCTTAACTTCGTGAGGCGCATTGACAGGAAAATGGTAAGCAAGATAGAGCTGATACTCGCCAACAGCAAGAACACTCGCAGCAGGATTCGCACCTATCTAGGTAGGGAGGCGAAGGTCCTCAATGGCGGTATTGAATACAAAGAATATGCAAACGGTAGCGATGAGAAGTATTTTCTTTATCCATCAAGGTTCTCGCCTAACAAGAGGCAGCTATTCGCCATAAAGGCATTCAAGGAATTCAGGCGGATGAGCAGGCCAGGTAATTACAAGCTTGTATTGGCGGGCGCTCTCTCTGGCGATCGGTTTTACAGCGATTACTATGCAAAGGTTGTGGAGGAAGCCAAGAAAATCAAGGGAATATCGGTGCTGCCAAACATAGATGACGACAAGCTGAAGAGGCTATTCTCACATGCTACTGCGGTGCTTTACCCACCGATAAATGAGGATTACGGGCTGACGCCATTGCAGGCGATGGCAAGCGGCAAGCCCGTAATAGCCGTGAACGAGGGCGGGCCAAAGGAAACCGTTGTTGACGGGAAGACTGGCTTCCTTGTAAACGACGAAAGGGAGATGGCAGCCAAGATGAGGTTCATTGCCGAGCATCCTAGCACTGCAGAGGAAATAGGCCGTGCAGGAATTGCAAGAGTCAGGGAGCATTACTCATGGGACAGGTTTTTTGAGACCTTCGACAAGGCCCTAAACAGAGTAAAGAAGATGTAG
- a CDS encoding 50S ribosome-binding GTPase encodes MPGKKENLESRLVELESEFSKTKDNKATNKHLAKLRAKIAETRREIVKASKKAKGKGFFVKKGGDATVALVGFPSTGKSSLLNALTKANSKTAPYAFTTTGIIPGTMVYRDAHIQVLDMPGLIENAHTGLGDAASITAQIRVADLLVFVVEVNNTAQLDVLMDELSELSVYVNKRKPEVQINESSSYSGLRFEVNRSGLQDDTLRAIFAGFGVYNATIRIWDAIGEDELISLLAGKSCYKRAIVAMNKIDTNAGYKAIAQELSRRHGIEVVPVSAIDSSTLAPLLASIYSNSGLIRVYLKPRLDKESSPITVRSGFTVGELARRVHTDILDEMKCAYIEGSSVKFSNQRVGAKHVLADGDVITFIRKT; translated from the coding sequence ATGCCTGGCAAGAAAGAAAATTTGGAATCAAGGCTCGTCGAGCTGGAATCCGAGTTCTCAAAGACGAAGGACAATAAGGCGACAAACAAGCATCTTGCGAAACTCAGGGCGAAGATAGCGGAAACCAGGCGCGAGATAGTAAAAGCCAGCAAAAAGGCCAAAGGGAAGGGGTTCTTCGTAAAGAAGGGCGGAGACGCGACAGTAGCGCTTGTCGGGTTCCCCAGCACCGGCAAATCGTCCCTGCTAAATGCGCTTACTAAGGCAAACTCGAAGACTGCGCCATACGCATTCACAACGACAGGCATAATACCCGGCACCATGGTCTACCGTGATGCGCACATACAGGTGCTCGACATGCCCGGCTTGATAGAGAATGCCCATACCGGGCTGGGAGACGCGGCTAGCATAACCGCGCAGATACGCGTGGCAGACCTGCTGGTGTTCGTGGTCGAAGTCAACAACACTGCCCAGCTCGATGTGCTGATGGACGAGCTGTCGGAGCTGTCTGTTTACGTGAACAAGCGTAAGCCGGAGGTGCAGATTAACGAATCGTCGTCGTATTCCGGCCTCAGGTTCGAGGTCAACCGCTCCGGCCTGCAGGATGACACGCTTCGCGCAATATTTGCAGGTTTCGGGGTGTATAACGCAACGATACGCATATGGGATGCAATCGGCGAGGACGAGCTTATATCCCTGCTTGCGGGCAAGTCATGCTACAAGAGGGCCATAGTGGCCATGAACAAGATAGATACGAATGCAGGTTACAAGGCCATCGCTCAGGAACTGTCACGACGCCATGGGATAGAAGTTGTGCCTGTCAGCGCCATAGATTCCAGCACGCTGGCCCCTTTGCTGGCAAGCATATACTCGAATTCCGGGCTGATCAGGGTATACCTGAAGCCTCGGCTCGACAAGGAGAGTTCCCCGATAACCGTAAGGTCAGGCTTCACGGTCGGTGAGCTGGCTAGGCGCGTCCATACTGACATCTTGGACGAGATGAAGTGCGCGTATATAGAGGGAAGCAGCGTCAAGTTCTCCAACCAGCGCGTCGGCGCCAAGCATGTGCTTGCGGATGGCGATGTCATCACGTTTATACGGAAGACGTAA
- a CDS encoding signal recognition particle receptor subunit alpha produces MDLGEGLRQALAKISRATIIDAKTIREFNKELQKTLLSADVEVSLVFRLTKNIEEKALKSRPPAGLAPRDYITNIVYDELVALMGPTYEPEIKKQRILLMGLYGSGKTTTAAKLARFYQERGLSAGLICCDVSRPAAYEQLETLAKQANVAFFGIKGEKDASKIARQGLAALKDKQVVICDTSGRNALDPALISELKRVNAEFMPDSKMLVIGADIGQVAGKQAREFDNAVKINGVIITRMDGTGKGGGALSAANAASARVLFIGIGEKLKDLEPFDADKFIGGLLGVPDIASLVEHVQSAVKEANIKPEEIDIEKFNIDTFYSQLKALNKMGPLKSVLGMLGAPDMPKDLVEQSEGKLNKYKIIISSMTKAERNDEHLLHEQGRVARIAKGSGMTERDVRELISDFNKMKRSFKMLKNDRNMKRFFSKMGG; encoded by the coding sequence ATGGACTTGGGAGAGGGGCTCAGGCAGGCCCTTGCGAAGATATCGCGCGCCACAATCATAGACGCGAAGACCATACGAGAGTTCAACAAGGAGCTCCAGAAGACTCTGCTAAGCGCGGACGTAGAGGTATCGCTGGTCTTCAGGCTCACTAAGAACATAGAGGAGAAGGCGCTGAAGAGCAGGCCACCGGCAGGGCTCGCGCCCCGGGATTACATAACAAACATAGTGTACGACGAGCTGGTCGCGCTGATGGGCCCCACCTACGAACCCGAGATAAAGAAACAACGCATACTGCTCATGGGTCTTTACGGTTCCGGTAAGACGACCACCGCGGCAAAGTTGGCGCGCTTCTATCAGGAGCGCGGGCTCAGCGCGGGGCTCATATGCTGCGACGTCTCCAGGCCTGCTGCCTACGAGCAGCTCGAGACGCTGGCCAAGCAGGCGAATGTCGCTTTCTTTGGAATAAAGGGCGAGAAAGACGCATCGAAGATCGCGCGACAGGGCCTTGCAGCGCTCAAGGACAAGCAGGTTGTGATATGCGACACGAGCGGCAGGAATGCGCTCGATCCGGCACTTATAAGCGAGTTGAAGCGTGTCAACGCGGAATTCATGCCCGATAGCAAGATGCTTGTCATAGGGGCCGACATAGGCCAGGTAGCGGGCAAGCAGGCCCGCGAGTTTGACAACGCCGTCAAAATAAATGGCGTTATAATAACCAGGATGGATGGCACTGGCAAGGGCGGGGGCGCGCTGAGCGCCGCCAATGCGGCAAGCGCGCGCGTGCTATTCATAGGCATAGGGGAGAAGCTAAAGGACCTGGAGCCGTTCGATGCCGACAAGTTCATAGGCGGGCTGCTCGGCGTGCCAGACATAGCGAGCCTCGTGGAACATGTCCAGAGCGCGGTAAAGGAGGCAAACATAAAGCCGGAAGAGATTGACATAGAGAAGTTCAACATCGATACCTTCTATTCCCAGCTCAAAGCGCTGAACAAGATGGGTCCGCTGAAGAGCGTCCTTGGCATGCTCGGCGCGCCTGACATGCCTAAGGATCTCGTCGAGCAGAGCGAGGGCAAGCTTAACAAGTACAAGATAATAATAAGCTCCATGACCAAGGCAGAGCGGAACGACGAGCATCTGTTGCACGAGCAGGGGAGAGTGGCGCGCATAGCAAAAGGGAGCGGCATGACGGAAAGGGACGTGCGCGAATTGATATCAGACTTCAACAAGATGAAGCGCTCGTTCAAGATGCTAAAGAACGACCGCAACATGAAGAGGTTCTTCTCGAAGATGGGCGGCTAA
- a CDS encoding NADH-quinone oxidoreductase subunit N, translating into MGFIPQIWAAYSIVVLMALLVASGMAAQFHRKKGMAFWLSTAFLLALAALAAYEFAMSANLVLFDLLHVYAFSMFFTTLFAVGLELANALSYGHSTRFIEISALLGFAAVGIFVLPMAYSLLTIIIAIELTAVPTALMIAIGGKRDLEPAVKLLLLSSIAIAVLAFAVSLVFPYDMQLSLSMLTANPAISGSYVVFLSMVLFIAALAIEASLFPFNLWVPDVYQGAPGNITALIAGINKTVAIVALIEILFTVFMVSRPAFIAGIAVLSVLTMFFGNLTAMVQSNVKRMFAYSSISQAGYIMVGIAAASQYGLSSSAFQMAAHMFMIIGAFAIVLWLEERNIKSVEDYKGLAMRNGFAGIALTIIMLSMAGIPPLMGFMGKFLLFSSAISSGLVALAFIGIINSFLSIYYYGRLISAIYDRRYERKLAMDRSVKAVVIVTLAVVIAFGIYPAPLMAITNSVMHSLLAL; encoded by the coding sequence ACCACAGATATGGGCTGCATACTCGATTGTAGTACTGATGGCACTGCTCGTCGCTTCCGGCATGGCTGCGCAGTTCCACAGGAAGAAAGGAATGGCTTTCTGGCTGTCTACTGCATTTCTCCTGGCGCTCGCGGCACTAGCAGCATACGAATTTGCCATGTCTGCGAATTTGGTGCTCTTCGACCTGTTGCACGTATACGCATTCTCGATGTTCTTCACCACACTATTCGCGGTGGGTCTGGAGCTGGCCAACGCACTATCCTACGGCCACAGCACGCGCTTCATAGAGATATCGGCCCTGCTCGGTTTCGCGGCCGTCGGAATCTTCGTCTTGCCAATGGCATATTCATTGCTTACAATAATCATCGCCATCGAGCTCACGGCAGTCCCGACTGCGCTCATGATTGCTATTGGAGGCAAGCGCGACCTCGAGCCGGCTGTGAAGCTGCTCCTGCTCAGCTCGATAGCCATTGCCGTGCTCGCCTTTGCCGTGTCGCTGGTATTCCCGTACGACATGCAGCTGAGCCTGAGCATGCTCACCGCGAATCCTGCAATAAGTGGCAGCTACGTAGTGTTCCTGTCAATGGTGCTCTTCATAGCGGCCCTGGCCATAGAAGCCTCGCTCTTCCCATTCAATCTCTGGGTGCCAGACGTGTACCAGGGCGCGCCGGGAAACATCACCGCACTGATAGCTGGCATAAACAAGACCGTAGCGATTGTAGCGCTCATCGAGATACTTTTTACCGTGTTCATGGTGAGCAGGCCCGCGTTTATTGCAGGCATAGCCGTGCTCTCCGTGCTCACGATGTTCTTTGGCAATCTCACCGCAATGGTCCAGAGCAACGTTAAGCGCATGTTCGCCTATTCGTCAATATCACAGGCAGGCTACATAATGGTTGGCATAGCGGCAGCAAGCCAGTACGGCCTGTCATCGAGCGCATTCCAGATGGCGGCGCATATGTTCATGATAATCGGGGCATTCGCAATAGTGCTTTGGCTGGAAGAACGCAACATAAAAAGCGTGGAGGACTACAAGGGCCTGGCCATGAGGAACGGATTCGCAGGCATTGCGCTGACAATAATTATGCTGTCGATGGCCGGGATCCCGCCACTTATGGGCTTCATGGGCAAGTTCCTGCTCTTCTCGAGTGCAATAAGCTCCGGCCTTGTGGCCCTAGCTTTCATCGGGATAATCAACAGCTTCCTTTCGATCTACTACTACGGGCGTCTCATCTCAGCGATATACGACAGGCGGTACGAGCGCAAGCTTGCCATGGACCGGAGCGTCAAGGCAGTAGTTATAGTTACGCTGGCCGTGGTAATCGCTTTCGGGATATATCCTGCGCCGCTCATGGCGATAACGAATTCTGTCATGCACAGCCTGCTAGCGCTGTGA
- the cysS gene encoding cysteine--tRNA ligase, with protein sequence MMALFVYNTLSRSKEEFVPIDGMNVSMFVCGLTPYDDAHLGHAKTFISFAFVVRWLRRRGFKVKYAQNITDIEDKIIARAHERGIDPFELERYYEQRFFEDMAALGIKDDVDIYPRSHDYIDAIRGQIQLLLDRGYAYLLDGDVYYNVAKFKDYTKLSGMKLDELEKHRIEPKEGKLNVYDFALWKASKPGEPTWEIKLKAEGKEIKLIGRPGWHIEDTAMTHEIFGPRYDLHGGANELIFPHHTNEIAQAEAAYGVSPFVKYWLHSGVLRVDDAKMSKSLKNFVTIREVMKEFDAEVLKLFTASTHYRKELNYRAALMKEARQRLNYMYAAFSIFYNMREVQESAGDAEISSMADRLSAEFSAAMDDDFNTPLALSRLIVAINQLRAFAEEHNEVGRAAKSKMVAAILESASIFGILSHDSYKNSIPMAADRLIKEREQLRKSKSFEESDRIRDKLKSDYGILLEDTEFGTVWYREGV encoded by the coding sequence ATGATGGCGCTCTTTGTGTACAACACGCTTTCGAGGTCGAAGGAGGAGTTCGTCCCTATCGATGGCATGAACGTCAGCATGTTCGTGTGCGGGCTTACGCCATACGACGACGCACACCTCGGCCACGCCAAGACGTTCATAAGCTTCGCTTTCGTGGTGCGCTGGCTCAGGCGCAGGGGCTTCAAGGTGAAATACGCGCAGAACATAACGGACATAGAGGACAAGATAATAGCAAGGGCCCACGAGCGCGGCATTGACCCGTTCGAGCTGGAGCGCTATTACGAGCAGCGGTTCTTCGAAGACATGGCCGCATTGGGTATAAAGGATGACGTCGACATATATCCGAGGTCGCACGATTACATAGACGCGATACGCGGCCAGATACAGCTGCTTCTTGACAGGGGCTATGCCTATCTTCTTGACGGCGATGTCTATTACAACGTCGCTAAGTTCAAGGACTACACTAAACTTTCAGGCATGAAGCTCGACGAGCTGGAAAAGCACAGGATAGAGCCCAAGGAGGGCAAATTAAACGTCTATGACTTCGCCCTGTGGAAGGCCTCGAAGCCTGGAGAGCCCACATGGGAGATAAAGTTGAAGGCAGAAGGCAAGGAAATAAAGCTCATAGGGAGGCCTGGCTGGCACATCGAGGACACGGCGATGACGCATGAGATATTCGGGCCAAGGTACGACCTGCACGGGGGGGCCAATGAGCTCATATTCCCGCACCATACGAATGAGATAGCGCAGGCCGAGGCAGCATACGGGGTATCACCATTCGTCAAGTATTGGCTGCATTCCGGGGTGCTCAGAGTTGATGATGCGAAGATGAGCAAGAGCCTGAAGAACTTCGTGACGATACGCGAGGTGATGAAGGAGTTCGACGCTGAGGTGCTGAAGCTGTTCACAGCATCGACGCACTACCGGAAGGAACTCAACTACCGGGCTGCGCTCATGAAAGAAGCCCGCCAGAGGCTCAACTACATGTATGCAGCGTTCAGCATATTCTACAATATGCGCGAGGTCCAGGAATCTGCAGGAGATGCAGAGATAAGCTCTATGGCCGACAGGCTTTCTGCTGAATTCTCAGCAGCGATGGACGACGACTTCAACACGCCGCTTGCGCTATCCAGGCTCATTGTCGCAATAAACCAGCTCAGGGCCTTCGCCGAGGAGCACAACGAGGTGGGGCGCGCAGCGAAGTCAAAGATGGTAGCTGCAATTCTCGAATCAGCATCGATATTCGGCATACTGAGCCATGATTCCTACAAGAATTCCATACCGATGGCGGCAGACCGCCTGATAAAGGAGCGCGAACAGCTGAGGAAGAGCAAAAGCTTCGAAGAGTCAGACAGGATACGCGACAAGCTCAAGTCTGATTATGGTATATTACTTGAGGACACCGAATTCGGCACGGTATGGTATAGGGAGGGAGTCTGA
- a CDS encoding helix-hairpin-helix domain-containing protein, with translation MERELRLIVDQREKNAELLEALASSSMSVEIKTLPVGDYVVSDRVCIERKSVSDFEGSMVSGRLFEQVGRLKEAYQSPLLLVEGDIDSFRMNRTSIYGAIVSIYVKYGMPVLLSRNALESAQIIKAIANQEQYADERLPSLKGGLRAYTDNQFQEYVIGNLPGIGPKLARALLAHFGSVRKISNARPEQLAKVDKIGKKKAARIYGIFNSAYKES, from the coding sequence ATGGAGCGCGAGCTAAGGCTCATAGTCGATCAACGCGAGAAGAACGCTGAGCTTTTGGAGGCGCTGGCAAGCAGCAGCATGAGCGTTGAGATTAAAACACTCCCGGTCGGCGACTATGTGGTATCTGACCGCGTATGCATAGAGCGCAAGTCCGTGTCTGACTTCGAGGGCTCTATGGTGAGCGGAAGGCTTTTTGAGCAGGTCGGCAGGCTCAAGGAAGCGTACCAGTCCCCGCTTCTGCTTGTCGAGGGCGACATAGACTCGTTTAGGATGAATCGCACGTCGATATACGGGGCGATAGTCTCGATATACGTAAAGTACGGCATGCCTGTTTTGCTTTCCAGGAACGCGCTGGAAAGCGCGCAGATTATAAAGGCCATAGCCAACCAGGAGCAGTACGCCGACGAGCGGCTGCCTTCGTTGAAAGGAGGGCTTAGGGCATACACCGACAATCAGTTCCAGGAATATGTGATAGGCAATCTTCCGGGCATAGGCCCCAAGCTGGCACGCGCGCTGCTTGCGCATTTTGGCAGCGTAAGGAAAATTTCGAATGCCAGGCCCGAGCAGCTGGCCAAGGTTGACAAGATAGGGAAAAAGAAGGCCGCACGCATATACGGCATATTCAACAGCGCATACAAAGAGAGTTAG